In Actinomycetes bacterium, the sequence TGGAAATCGAGCGGGTCCACATGGAAGAGGACACCGGCAAACTCTCCCACGCAGGTGGCGCCACCGGTCGAATTCACGGCGCTGACTACAGCCTGGTGGACTACAACCGAGCTGGTATCCCCCTGGTCGAGATCGTCACCAAGCCCGTGGTCGGTACTGGCGCGTTGGCCCCAGCAGTCGGCCGGGCCTACGTCGGTGCGTTGCGCGACATCATGCGCTCACTTGGGGTCTCAGATGTGCGGATGGAAGAGGGGTCACTGCGCTGCGACGCGAACCTGTCCATCGCCCCACCGGGAGCAGAGTGGGGAACCCGCAGCGAAACCAAGAATGTGAACTCGTTGCGGTCAGTGGAACGCGCGTTGGCATTTGAGATCACCCGCCAAGCAGGCGTGCTGGACGCTGGTGGCCGCGTGGTCCAGGAGACCCGCCACTTCCACGAAGATGACGGCAGCTCGACACCGGGCAGGAGCAAAGAACAGGCCGAGGATTACCGCTACTTCCCCGAACCCGATCTACTACCGGTGGCTCCAGACCCGGCGTGGGTGGAGGAACTACGATCCACGTTGCCGGAGATGCCGGCGGTGCGCCGAGCACGACTGCAAGGCGAGTGGGGGATCAGCGACTTCGACATGCAGTCAGTTATCAACGCTGGCGCCCTCGACCTCGTCGTAGACACTATTGCTGCGGGGGTAGATCAGGCCGCGGCGCGTAAGTGGTGGTTGGGGGAGTTGTCCCGTATCGCCAAGGAATCCAGCCAGGACCTGACTGACCTGCCCGTCACGACGCAACATGTGGCTCGGGTGGAAGAACTGATCGCTGCGGGGGATCTCAACGACAAGTTGGCTCGCTCGGTCTTCGACGGGATCGTCAAGGGTGAAGGCGACGCCGACGAGGTCGTCGAGTCCCGAGGACTGGCGTTGGTCTCCGATGACGGTGCCCTACATACCGCGATTGACGAAGCCATCGCCGCCAACCCGGATGTGGTCGAGAAGATCAAGGGCGGAAAAGTGCAGGCTGCTGGCGCGATCATCGGCGCGGTCATGAAAGCCACCCGCGGTCAGGCTGACGCCGCCCGCGTCCGCGAACTTCTGCTGGAGAAACTCGGGGTGTGAGCAGCGCCGACGACTAGCCGGTCTCACCAATGCCTGGTTGATCGGCGTTACTCGACGTGATCTTGTTGGATCGCGATCGCGCCAATCAGATTCTTGTCGGCTAGTCCTGGAATCAGTTCCGCCTCCCAAGTGCCGGCTTCTGACTGACCCCACGCCAAGCGGTTGTCCGGAGCGCATTGGCAGGTGCGTAAGAACTCGGATGCGGAGTGACTCTCCGAGCATGCCTTGATCAGAGCCTCGTGGAGGACCCACCCGGAAAGCAAAGCAATAGATCGCTCAGGCTCGTCTTTCGGGTACGCCATCTCGGCTGTATGGAGTTGACGCGCCCGCTTCTCGATCTTCGCTGGTACTTGCTGTATTTCTTCGATGTCGAAGCCCACTGGTCGGTTGTGACTCAGCGCAATAGCAGTCCAGTTAGTGGTGTCGGAGAAGCTGCAACGCCA encodes:
- the gatB gene encoding Asp-tRNA(Asn)/Glu-tRNA(Gln) amidotransferase subunit GatB, whose product is MTSTKTALVPMDEALSRYEPVIGLEVHVELGTASKMFCGCPTAFGAEVNTQVCPVCLGLPGSLPVVNRTAIESTIRIGLALNCDIASWCRFARKNYFYPDMPKDFQTSQYDEPLCTDGYLDVEVPTHDGTTTVRVEIERVHMEEDTGKLSHAGGATGRIHGADYSLVDYNRAGIPLVEIVTKPVVGTGALAPAVGRAYVGALRDIMRSLGVSDVRMEEGSLRCDANLSIAPPGAEWGTRSETKNVNSLRSVERALAFEITRQAGVLDAGGRVVQETRHFHEDDGSSTPGRSKEQAEDYRYFPEPDLLPVAPDPAWVEELRSTLPEMPAVRRARLQGEWGISDFDMQSVINAGALDLVVDTIAAGVDQAAARKWWLGELSRIAKESSQDLTDLPVTTQHVARVEELIAAGDLNDKLARSVFDGIVKGEGDADEVVESRGLALVSDDGALHTAIDEAIAANPDVVEKIKGGKVQAAGAIIGAVMKATRGQADAARVRELLLEKLGV
- a CDS encoding 4'-phosphopantetheinyl transferase superfamily protein; translation: MREQLITKTLGLPVGEPVNLAHHHAGRPYLRGRPDWRCSFSDTTNWTAIALSHNRPVGFDIEEIQQVPAKIEKRARQLHTAEMAYPKDEPERSIALLSGWVLHEALIKACSESHSASEFLRTCQCAPDNRLAWGQSEAGTWEAELIPGLADKNLIGAIAIQQDHVE